From the genome of Mucilaginibacter paludis DSM 18603:
TTGTTTTTTAACTGGCCCTCGCCTGCGAAAGCGCCGTTTCTGCCAGAGGGGGTATGCCACCACGCAAAAATATCAGCACTGATGTGGCCTTTTTCACTCGTTACCGCTATAGTACAGGATGCCCCGCTTTTGGCATTAAACCGGTAAGTGCCGGTTTGGGCCACTGCTACGCATGTACTGGTAAGGAAGAGTAAGATGGCGGTTAGTTTCTTCATCCTCTTGATAACAAATCAAAATCATTTTGTTCGTTAACAGATTGTAATTGTTGGTGCAAAAAGTTGTTTGGATGGATAAAAAGGGGTTGAGTTTAACCTAAAAGATATATATTTATTGCAAGAACGCAGAATATTAGCGCTTTATAATCGCTCGCATAGGACACACCCCTCCGCCCCTCTCAAGAGGGGAATCGCACGGGCCGCCGCTTATTATTTTATATCAAATTAATAATGAGCGTTTTATAAAAAACCACCAAGAAGAGGGGAAAAACGCGCGACATACGCAACGGCAATTTGGGCGTCAGCCTATTTTTTGTGCAGGACGTTCGAGTTTCAAATTGAAAACAACAGCTCATCACCGCTATCCTGTTCTTCTTCACTATAAATTTCCTGATCTGTTTCCTCATCATAATCAATAACGCCCTTTATGGTAGAACTGTACTTTACTCTTACTGAATTTCCAGTGATGTAAATGGTACCGCTGCCAGTCATCTCAAATTCTCCGGCGTCAGGTATATCCAGCTTATTTATTATATATTGTTCTAAATCCATAAAATTATCTTCCTCAGCTTCGGTAAAGTCGGTGAATGTTAAAAAGGCTTCATCATTGCCGCTCTCCCACGAAAAAGGTAAACTACCTTTTTGGTTTACAAGTGCTATAATCCAATTACCAAGCCTCTGTTCGGTGGCTTTAATACTTTTTCTCCGGTCTTCCTCCCAGCGTTGCATGTAATCGTTTGTAGTTGATTTGGCTGCACCTTTTGGATTATTGCCAAATAATCCCCTTAAAAAATTAATAATCAAGCTCATTTTCAATATTTTTTAACTGTTCTAAATCGGGCGTATACTGCCACCTGTCTTTTAATTTAATATATTGAAGCAGTTCGTTTATGTTCGTTTCAGGCAGGTAATTCACCAGTTCCAAAGCATAGTCAATACCTAATAGCTCCTTTGTAAGATAGATTCCAAAATTGCTGTGGGTTATCATTAATGTTGACTTTAAGCCCGACATTAACAGCGGCCTTAAAACAAACTCTTTTAATTTACTATCAGCCGGATTAATCGGTTTAATATGATCGAGCAGCGCTTCATCAATATATTTAAACCAATTGTTTAAGGTCGGCACAACTCCCATCAAGTCTTCCTTACAATGCTCCGCGGCAATATCACGGATTAGCACCTTTTTATTTTCAGCGTTGATTAAGGTTTCCCCAAACTTTTGAATGCATAAGTCTATCCCATAAGTATTATGCAACAATACGCGATGTTTGATATTAAAGTAAAATAATTTACTGGTATCCATAAATTTATGAAGCTGCAGATAGTCGTTGGCGTCGCCCTGAAACTTCTTTTTGGATAATAAGCTGTGTTTCCAATAATTCATGTGTACCTTATAAACTTCTGTGCATTTTACGAAAAGTAAATGCATAACACAAGTGAAAGGATAATTTTGCGTAAACAAAGGAGTAAAATAGACATTTTAGGAAGGCGCGGCGCAAGCACCAGCATCAAGCCCTGCTGCGGAGTTAGAAAATATATTGAAAACCGTATTGTAATCGACCACCATCATCAGGAGTTTATGCTAAAACTTAATGTCGACTTTAAGTAACTTTTATTATTTTTACAAAATGGTATCATACACTACTAAGCATAGCATTTTAACTGGGGCTGCTAATAAGGAAATGGAAAAATTAAATGACCATTCGATAAGTTTGGTTGTTACATCCCCGCCATACCCAATGATTGAAATGTGGGATGATATTATGGCTGCTCAAAATCAGTCTATCGCCAAAGAACAACTCAAAGGAAATGGAGATATTGCCTTTGAGTTGATGCACCAGGAATTAGATAAAATTTGGATACAAGTTGAACGGACGTTATCACCTGGAGGAATTGCTTGTATTAATATCGGAGATGCAACGCGAACAATAAATGAGCATTTTTCGTTATATAATAATCACTCACGGATAGTTTCTGCTTTTATTAAACTTGGGTTTAACAATATGCCAAATATCATTTGGCGGAAACAAACTAATGCGCCAAATAAATTCATGGGATCCGGCATGCTTCCAGCTGGTGCTTATGTAACACTTGAACATGAATGGATATTAATTTTTCGAAAGGGGGGAAAAAGAAATTTTAAAACAGACGCCGAAAAACAATTAAGAAGAGAGAGCGCATTCTTTTGGGAAGAAAGAAACGTTTGGTTCTCTGACGTGTGGGATTTAAAGGGAGCTAAGCAAAGGATTGAAAGCCCGGAATCCAGGAACCGTAGCGCGGCTTACCCATTTGAGTTACCTTACAGGCTAATTAATATGTATTCTGTTAAGGGAGATACAGTATTAGATCCTTTTTTGGGAACCGGAACAACAACCTTGGCTGCTATAGCTTCGGAAAGAAATAGCATAGGAATAGAAATAGATCCTTCTTTCATACCAATCGTTAATGAAAATATTATTAACGCTACTCCCGTAAAATTAAACAGACACATTCAAAATCGTATTGAACAGCATAAACTTTTCCTTCATGATCGAAGTAATGATGAAACTAAAAATGAAATCAAGCATTTTAACTCACATCTTAACTTGCCAGTGATGACATTACAAGAAACAGAGTTAAGGTTATCTTTCATCAACCAAGTAAACAAGCTCGAAAATGGATTTGAAGCTTTTTATACTGAAACAGCTAAAAGCGCACATTTCATACTTAAAAAACATAAAATATCGAAACAAGAACTTATAAACTTTTGATAGCTTATTGTTGAGGGGCATCGAGTTATGATCCTCCTTTTACTTTGTTATCCTGCTGTTCGTCCCATAGTCTACGCAAATTGTTTGCCCGATTTTGCAAATGTGATATCCGACTTATTAAGTATTTTTCTGCTGTAACTAACTGGTCTGACGTGTTAATTATAAAGTATCCTTTGTTTGAACTGCCTATTAAATTGTTATCGTCATTGACAAGTTCTTTAATCAATCCTCGAATTTCTTCTTGCGTTGTTCCCGGATCAACCTCGGAAATTAATTGCCTGTAAATATCATCGGCGGTTATGCTATTGGGGCGGCCAAAATAATAGCGACAATTTGCTCTTTTATTTCTTCTTTATCCATTCTCTAATTGCGGTAAATCAAATTCAACAACAATTTCACTTTTTTTCTTGTTATAAAAAATAATTGGTACATCAATCATTTCATTTAAGCCAAATTTAGTTTTGTATGTAATTGGCTTAATACTCACGCCCATATCCCCAATTATACCATCAATTCCTCTGCTTTCTTCTTCGGGAGTAGCTAACCTGTATTGTTTATTATATTTAGCTGCAACAGCTTTTAAGATTGCCTGCTGAAATTTTAAGCCGGCGAATGTTTTTACAATTACAAGTTC
Proteins encoded in this window:
- a CDS encoding DUF6915 family protein, with translation MHLLFVKCTEVYKVHMNYWKHSLLSKKKFQGDANDYLQLHKFMDTSKLFYFNIKHRVLLHNTYGIDLCIQKFGETLINAENKKVLIRDIAAEHCKEDLMGVVPTLNNWFKYIDEALLDHIKPINPADSKLKEFVLRPLLMSGLKSTLMITHSNFGIYLTKELLGIDYALELVNYLPETNINELLQYIKLKDRWQYTPDLEQLKNIENELDY
- a CDS encoding DNA-methyltransferase, encoding MVSYTTKHSILTGAANKEMEKLNDHSISLVVTSPPYPMIEMWDDIMAAQNQSIAKEQLKGNGDIAFELMHQELDKIWIQVERTLSPGGIACINIGDATRTINEHFSLYNNHSRIVSAFIKLGFNNMPNIIWRKQTNAPNKFMGSGMLPAGAYVTLEHEWILIFRKGGKRNFKTDAEKQLRRESAFFWEERNVWFSDVWDLKGAKQRIESPESRNRSAAYPFELPYRLINMYSVKGDTVLDPFLGTGTTTLAAIASERNSIGIEIDPSFIPIVNENIINATPVKLNRHIQNRIEQHKLFLHDRSNDETKNEIKHFNSHLNLPVMTLQETELRLSFINQVNKLENGFEAFYTETAKSAHFILKKHKISKQELINF